From Elusimicrobiota bacterium, one genomic window encodes:
- a CDS encoding NTP transferase domain-containing protein, whose amino-acid sequence MILAAGVGSRLKPLTDARPKALIEINGRPMLEIIARRLMAAGVTEIIVNVHHFPGLIADYLAKNKNFGLRVEISREETLLDTGGGLKKAAWFFDDGQPFFLHNVDIINNIDLTRMYGEHRQTGAWATLAAEKRISGRYLLFNQTGNLCGHEKNDGRGEVAALRTKEGERLAFNGVHVISPALLNGLAESGAFSIIDAYLRLAAQGTKILAFRTDGCWSQDIGTLEKLDAAERYIGKKGFPG is encoded by the coding sequence ATGATTCTGGCGGCCGGAGTGGGCAGCCGCCTGAAACCCTTAACCGACGCCCGCCCCAAAGCCTTGATCGAAATCAACGGGCGGCCCATGCTGGAAATCATCGCCCGGCGGCTGATGGCGGCCGGAGTGACGGAAATCATCGTCAACGTTCATCATTTCCCCGGCCTGATCGCGGATTACCTGGCCAAAAATAAAAACTTCGGCCTACGCGTTGAAATCAGCCGGGAAGAAACTCTGCTGGATACCGGCGGCGGTCTTAAAAAAGCCGCCTGGTTTTTTGACGACGGGCAGCCTTTTTTTCTGCACAACGTGGATATCATCAATAACATCGACCTGACCCGCATGTACGGCGAACACCGGCAGACGGGCGCCTGGGCTACGCTGGCCGCGGAAAAAAGAATAAGCGGCCGCTACTTGCTTTTTAACCAAACGGGGAATCTATGCGGTCATGAAAAAAACGACGGACGCGGCGAAGTGGCCGCGCTGCGAACAAAAGAAGGGGAGCGCCTGGCCTTTAACGGCGTCCATGTTATTTCCCCGGCGCTCTTAAACGGCCTGGCCGAATCAGGCGCTTTCTCGATTATCGACGCCTATCTGCGTCTGGCCGCGCAAGGAACGAAAATCCTCGCGTTCCGGACGGACGGGTGCTGGAGTCAGGA
- a CDS encoding phosphotransferase yields the protein MRLFNLPTPEEALKEIFQKQFGETPEKIENLKGDGSNRRLLRLHGAGRSVIGVIGPDQKENRAFLYFSRHFRRAKLPVPEIYAVDEKQDVYLEEDLGDTTLFAFLSENRTPKGPAPKVLDVYKQVVRLLPQFQITAAKSVDYAYSYPRAGFDKQSMMWDLNHFKYYFLQLADIPFDEQALENDFNEFADFLLAAPGDFFLYRDFQSRNIMIREGKPWFIDYQGGRKGALQYDIASLLFDAKADLSEDTRRKLLDDYLEAAGELTPVNRGEFMKYFWGFVLIRIMQAMGAYGLRGFYERKTHFLQSIPYAVRNIEFLLRTARFPTHIPALITVMRRIVGSSYLRQFGKASLNLTVRIQSFSYRQGIPSDEVGHGGGYVFDCRALPNPGRHEAYARLNGLDPEIAAFLNKEPAVKEFMKHVAGLVDANVSNYRSRNFTDLMVSFGCTGGLHRSVYCAEALARHLKETMGAEVGVRHRELEKSVPVPSAT from the coding sequence ATGCGGCTTTTTAACTTGCCTACTCCCGAAGAAGCGCTTAAGGAAATTTTCCAAAAGCAATTCGGCGAAACGCCGGAAAAAATCGAAAATCTTAAAGGCGACGGCTCCAACCGCCGCCTTTTAAGGCTTCACGGCGCCGGACGCAGCGTCATCGGCGTGATCGGCCCGGACCAAAAAGAAAACCGGGCTTTCCTCTATTTCTCCCGCCATTTTCGCCGGGCCAAACTGCCGGTTCCCGAAATTTATGCGGTCGATGAAAAACAGGACGTCTACCTTGAAGAAGATTTGGGCGACACCACGCTCTTCGCCTTTCTTTCGGAAAACCGGACCCCCAAAGGCCCGGCTCCGAAAGTTCTCGACGTCTACAAGCAAGTCGTGCGGCTTCTGCCCCAATTTCAAATCACCGCTGCCAAAAGCGTCGATTACGCTTATTCCTACCCGCGCGCCGGCTTCGATAAACAATCCATGATGTGGGATTTAAACCACTTCAAGTATTACTTCCTTCAATTAGCCGACATCCCTTTCGACGAACAGGCCCTAGAAAACGACTTCAACGAATTCGCTGATTTTCTCCTGGCCGCGCCGGGGGATTTTTTTCTTTATCGGGATTTTCAATCGAGAAACATCATGATCAGAGAAGGCAAACCCTGGTTCATCGACTACCAGGGCGGGCGAAAAGGCGCGCTGCAATACGATATCGCCTCTCTCCTTTTCGACGCCAAAGCCGATTTATCCGAAGATACGCGCCGGAAGCTGCTCGATGATTACCTTGAGGCCGCGGGCGAACTGACCCCCGTCAATCGCGGCGAATTCATGAAATACTTCTGGGGATTCGTTCTGATCCGCATCATGCAAGCCATGGGCGCCTACGGCTTGCGCGGTTTCTATGAACGAAAAACCCATTTCCTGCAAAGCATCCCCTATGCCGTCCGCAATATCGAATTTCTGCTGAGAACGGCGCGCTTTCCGACGCATATCCCCGCCTTAATCACCGTGATGCGCCGCATCGTAGGCTCCTCCTACTTAAGGCAGTTCGGCAAAGCCTCCTTGAACCTTACCGTGCGCATCCAAAGTTTTTCATACCGGCAAGGAATCCCGTCGGATGAGGTGGGCCACGGCGGCGGCTATGTGTTTGATTGCCGGGCTCTGCCGAATCCAGGCCGCCACGAAGCTTACGCTCGGCTAAACGGGCTCGATCCCGAAATCGCGGCTTTTCTTAACAAGGAGCCGGCGGTCAAAGAATTCATGAAGCATGTGGCCGGCCTCGTGGACGCGAATGTCTCCAATTACCGCAGCCGCAACTTCACGGACTTGATGGTCAGTTTCGGATGCACGGGCGGCCTGCACCGCTCGGTCTATTGCGCCGAAGCGCTGGCTAGGCACCTAAAGGAAACAATGGGCGCGGAGGTCGGGGTGCGCCACCGGGAACTGGAAAAAAGCGTTCCCGTCCCTTCAGCGACATGA
- the asnS gene encoding asparagine--tRNA ligase, with amino-acid sequence MTESTQTLKISSGVSVAEALAGARPAGGAVTVKGWVRSRRDSKAGFSFIHLNDGSCFDSIQIVAANSLPNYQNEILKLTAGCAVLATGELKASPAKGQAVELHALKIDVVGWVENPDTYPVSPKAHSFEYLRDVAHLRPRTNTFGAVTRVRHTLAMAVHRFFHERGFYWIHTPIVTASDCEGAGAMFRVSALDWANLPKTPEGRVDEAKDFFGRSAFLTVSGQLNVEAYCLAMSKVYTFGPTFRAEYSTTPRHLAEFWMIEPEIAFADLNVDANLAEDFLKYIFKALLEERPQDMKFFVERVDKDAVNRLEKFITASFERITYTQAVEALQKSGKNFQYPVKWGMDLQTEHERYLTEEYIGRPAVVMNYPKEIKAFYMRLNDDDKTVAAMDVLAPGIGEIIGGSQREERLDVLDRRLEESKLNTKAYWWYRDLRRYGTVPHSGFGLGFERTILYATGLANIRDVIPFPRTPGNAAF; translated from the coding sequence ATGACCGAATCGACTCAGACGCTCAAAATATCGTCCGGCGTTTCCGTAGCCGAGGCCTTAGCCGGCGCGCGTCCGGCCGGCGGCGCGGTCACGGTTAAAGGTTGGGTGCGCTCACGACGGGATTCCAAGGCCGGTTTTTCCTTTATCCACCTCAACGACGGCTCCTGTTTTGACTCGATTCAAATCGTCGCCGCGAACAGCCTGCCCAATTATCAAAACGAAATCCTTAAATTAACGGCCGGATGTGCCGTGCTGGCCACAGGTGAATTGAAAGCTTCTCCTGCCAAAGGTCAGGCTGTCGAGCTTCATGCCTTAAAAATTGACGTTGTGGGCTGGGTGGAAAATCCGGACACTTACCCCGTTTCCCCTAAGGCGCACAGCTTCGAGTATTTGCGCGACGTGGCTCATTTGAGGCCCCGGACCAATACCTTTGGGGCCGTGACCCGCGTGCGCCATACATTAGCCATGGCCGTTCACCGCTTCTTTCATGAACGCGGGTTTTATTGGATTCACACGCCCATTGTCACGGCCTCGGATTGCGAAGGAGCCGGGGCCATGTTCCGGGTGTCTGCTTTAGATTGGGCGAATTTGCCCAAAACCCCGGAAGGGCGGGTGGATGAGGCCAAGGACTTCTTCGGACGCTCCGCGTTTTTAACGGTATCCGGGCAATTAAACGTGGAAGCTTATTGCCTGGCCATGTCCAAGGTCTATACGTTCGGACCCACGTTTCGCGCGGAATATTCCACCACGCCGCGCCATTTGGCCGAATTCTGGATGATCGAGCCGGAAATCGCGTTCGCGGATTTGAACGTCGACGCGAATCTGGCCGAGGATTTCTTGAAATACATATTTAAAGCCCTGCTCGAAGAACGCCCCCAGGACATGAAATTTTTCGTCGAGCGCGTGGACAAGGACGCGGTCAATCGCCTGGAAAAATTCATCACAGCCAGCTTCGAGCGCATCACCTACACTCAGGCCGTCGAAGCGCTGCAGAAATCGGGCAAAAATTTTCAGTACCCGGTCAAATGGGGCATGGATTTGCAGACCGAACATGAACGTTATTTGACCGAAGAATATATCGGCCGGCCGGCCGTGGTCATGAATTACCCCAAGGAAATCAAGGCGTTTTACATGCGTTTAAACGACGACGACAAAACGGTCGCGGCCATGGACGTGCTGGCGCCGGGCATCGGAGAAATCATCGGCGGCTCCCAGCGGGAAGAGCGCCTGGATGTTCTGGACCGGCGCCTGGAAGAATCCAAATTAAACACAAAAGCCTATTGGTGGTACCGGGATTTGCGCCGCTACGGCACCGTGCCTCACTCCGGCTTCGGCCTGGGCTTTGAGCGCACCATCCTTTACGCCACGGGTTTGGCCAATATACGCGACGTGATCCCCTTCCCTCGGACGCCAGGGAATGCGGCTTTTTAA
- a CDS encoding bifunctional methionine sulfoxide reductase B/A protein gives MESNWKRPSKEELKQKLNSLQYRVTQEEGTEPPFENAYWNNHEPGIYVDIVSGEPLFASTDKFDSGTGWPSFTRTLSPANVTEHTDKKLWMTRTEVRSKNADSHLGHVFDDGPKPTGKRYCINSASLRFIPASQLNKEGYGQYASLFGTTAAAQAAAPSTTQKASFAAGCFWGVQAAFDQMEGVIRTSVGYTGGHVKNPTYKQVCSDQTGHAEAVLVEYDPSRVSYEELLDYFWIMHNPTTLNRQGPDTGSQYRSAIFYYNEEQKRSALALKAKLDQSGRFKNPIVTQIAAAAEFYPAEDYHQKYNEKNGVGCHLPPPPKKAKKKTQAH, from the coding sequence ATGGAATCGAATTGGAAGCGCCCGAGTAAAGAAGAGTTAAAGCAAAAGCTGAACTCTCTTCAATACCGGGTCACCCAGGAAGAAGGCACGGAGCCGCCTTTTGAGAATGCTTATTGGAACAATCATGAGCCGGGCATTTACGTGGATATTGTCTCCGGGGAACCGCTGTTTGCCTCAACCGATAAATTCGATTCAGGCACGGGCTGGCCTAGTTTCACCCGGACGCTGTCACCCGCTAATGTTACCGAGCATACGGATAAAAAACTCTGGATGACCCGCACCGAAGTGCGCTCCAAAAACGCGGATTCCCATCTGGGCCATGTTTTTGACGACGGTCCCAAGCCCACGGGCAAACGCTATTGCATCAACTCCGCATCCTTGCGCTTTATTCCAGCGTCACAACTCAATAAAGAAGGATACGGGCAATATGCCTCGCTCTTCGGAACCACCGCAGCCGCTCAAGCGGCGGCTCCTTCCACAACCCAAAAAGCCTCGTTTGCGGCCGGGTGTTTTTGGGGCGTTCAAGCGGCGTTCGATCAAATGGAGGGTGTCATCCGCACCAGCGTCGGGTACACAGGCGGGCATGTCAAAAATCCCACGTACAAACAGGTTTGCTCGGATCAAACCGGGCACGCCGAAGCCGTCTTGGTGGAATACGATCCCTCCCGGGTTTCTTATGAAGAACTGCTGGATTATTTTTGGATCATGCATAATCCGACCACGCTCAATCGCCAGGGGCCGGATACGGGCAGCCAATACCGCTCCGCTATTTTTTATTACAACGAAGAACAAAAAAGATCGGCCTTGGCTTTGAAAGCCAAACTCGATCAATCCGGACGGTTTAAAAATCCCATTGTCACGCAAATAGCGGCCGCAGCCGAGTTTTACCCGGCCGAGGATTATCATCAAAAATATAACGAAAAAAACGGCGTGGGCTGCCACCTCCCACCGCCGCCCAAAAAAGCCAAGAAAAAAACTCAGGCTCATTAG
- a CDS encoding UvrD-helicase domain-containing protein: MNNFDGLNDQQRRAVMEAEGPVLIAAGPGTGKTRTLVHRIAHLISAQQIPPQAIMAVTFTRSAALEIKERLNQMLGQQLGEGLWVETFHSAAFKILRTEGRPFGPGRPFSIIGDEEKSGCLKNLVPAKNIKRFLEELSRLKRNGFNPGDPAGRMYQERLSQAGLLDFDDLLLHGAEFLENQEGRGWTKRFRYILVDEFQDTSPAQYRLLRLLAQKNICVIGDPDQAIYSFAGDAFNPLETFRRDFPGCREFSITQNYRSQAMIIDAAKQVIAKNPSPPGRRLEAKLETGLPIEINVYQSDRQEAQMIARRIEGLLGGGSFFTIDSEWAVKEQESAVYSLNDIAILYRLHAQARLIKEALESAGLPLRVYGPKNSGDGETSKTVDLTDIAAEESAVPGNAQRAEMISLMTLHRAKGLEFPVIFIAGCEDGVVPYQKDNDRSGERIEEERRLFYVGITRAGKRLFLSSAKKRFLFGKTRISPCSPFIHDIEERLRLMREDRSQYKPKPRPQPTLFDL, encoded by the coding sequence ATGAATAATTTTGACGGATTAAACGATCAACAACGCCGCGCCGTCATGGAGGCCGAGGGGCCTGTGTTGATCGCAGCGGGGCCGGGAACAGGAAAAACCCGGACCTTGGTCCATCGAATCGCCCACCTCATCAGCGCGCAGCAAATTCCGCCCCAGGCCATCATGGCCGTCACCTTCACAAGAAGCGCGGCCCTTGAAATCAAGGAACGTTTAAATCAGATGCTTGGTCAACAATTAGGCGAAGGGCTTTGGGTTGAAACTTTCCATTCCGCTGCGTTTAAAATTCTTAGAACCGAGGGCCGCCCCTTTGGGCCCGGGCGGCCGTTCTCCATAATCGGCGACGAGGAAAAAAGCGGCTGCCTTAAAAATTTAGTCCCAGCCAAAAACATCAAGCGTTTTTTGGAAGAATTAAGCCGGCTCAAACGAAACGGCTTCAATCCCGGCGACCCGGCCGGCCGAATGTACCAAGAACGCCTGAGCCAAGCCGGGCTGCTGGACTTCGACGATCTCCTGCTCCATGGCGCTGAATTTCTTGAAAATCAAGAAGGACGAGGCTGGACAAAGCGTTTTCGTTATATCCTGGTTGATGAATTCCAAGATACAAGCCCGGCTCAATACCGGCTTCTGCGCTTGTTGGCCCAAAAAAATATCTGCGTGATCGGCGATCCCGACCAAGCCATTTATTCGTTCGCGGGCGACGCCTTCAATCCTCTAGAAACGTTCCGCCGGGATTTTCCCGGCTGCCGTGAATTTTCGATCACTCAAAATTACCGTTCACAGGCGATGATTATCGACGCCGCCAAGCAAGTGATCGCCAAAAACCCAAGCCCTCCGGGGCGCCGGCTCGAGGCCAAACTCGAAACCGGATTGCCTATTGAAATCAATGTTTATCAAAGCGACCGCCAGGAAGCTCAAATGATCGCGCGCCGCATCGAAGGCCTTTTAGGCGGCGGCAGTTTTTTCACCATCGACAGCGAATGGGCGGTCAAAGAACAAGAAAGCGCCGTTTATTCCCTCAATGACATCGCTATTTTATACCGCCTTCATGCCCAGGCCCGCTTGATCAAAGAAGCGCTGGAGAGCGCCGGGCTTCCTCTGCGCGTCTATGGGCCGAAAAACAGCGGCGACGGCGAAACTTCGAAAACCGTTGATTTGACGGATATTGCCGCCGAGGAATCGGCGGTCCCGGGGAACGCTCAACGGGCTGAAATGATCAGTTTGATGACCCTTCACCGGGCCAAGGGGCTTGAGTTTCCGGTTATTTTTATCGCCGGCTGCGAGGACGGCGTTGTGCCTTATCAAAAGGACAATGATCGTTCCGGGGAACGCATCGAGGAAGAGCGCCGGCTTTTTTATGTGGGCATAACCCGCGCCGGGAAGCGTCTTTTTCTTTCCTCGGCCAAGAAACGATTCTTGTTCGGCAAAACCCGGATAAGCCCGTGTTCCCCGTTCATTCACGATATCGAAGAACGCCTGCGCCTGATGCGGGAGGACCGCTCCCAATACAAACCTAAACCGCGGCCTCAACCCACTCTATTTGACTTGTAA
- a CDS encoding DNA helicase UvrD, which yields MRIVADLHIHSHLSRACSRELTPQSLYRWCQLKGITVLTTGDFTHPKWIAELKEHLESAEDGLFALKKEPARRVDDNIPASCRSQVRFVLGVEISCIYKKGARVRKVHHLVFAPSFEVAEKINKALEKIGNIRSDGRPILGLDSKNLLDIVLNASPEACLIPAHAWTPHFAIFGSESGFDSLEECFEDLTPQIFAIETGLSSDPSMNRRISGLDRITLISNSDAHSPEKLARETNLFDTELSYRGLFDAMKQKGPGRLLKTLEFFPEEGKYHVDGHRKCQTRLTPSETIKRRNLCPVCQTPVTVGVLHRVEKLADRPEGTTPRQAAGFEHIVPLKELIAETFRVKPGSVKVDRQYHRLLNNFGPELNILRELPMERLETEFPLLALAISRMRQGKVSVQAGYDGEYGVIRALKESDFVKTEEPSLF from the coding sequence ATGCGCATCGTCGCTGATCTCCACATTCATTCCCATTTATCGCGGGCCTGCAGCCGGGAGTTGACGCCTCAATCCCTGTACCGCTGGTGCCAGCTCAAAGGCATCACCGTGCTCACCACCGGTGATTTCACTCATCCCAAATGGATCGCCGAACTCAAAGAACATCTGGAGTCGGCTGAGGACGGACTGTTCGCCTTAAAAAAAGAACCGGCCCGGCGCGTTGACGACAACATCCCGGCTTCCTGCCGGTCCCAAGTCCGCTTCGTTTTGGGCGTTGAAATCAGCTGCATTTATAAAAAGGGAGCACGGGTGCGTAAAGTTCATCACCTGGTGTTTGCGCCCTCTTTTGAAGTCGCGGAAAAAATCAACAAAGCCTTGGAAAAAATCGGTAATATCCGCTCCGACGGGCGGCCGATTTTGGGCCTGGATTCGAAAAATTTGCTCGACATCGTACTCAACGCTTCCCCCGAAGCCTGCTTGATTCCGGCCCATGCCTGGACGCCTCATTTCGCCATTTTCGGCTCGGAATCCGGCTTTGATTCCCTCGAGGAATGCTTCGAGGATTTGACGCCTCAAATTTTCGCCATTGAAACGGGATTGTCCTCGGACCCGTCCATGAACCGGCGCATCTCAGGCCTGGACCGGATCACCTTGATTTCCAATTCGGACGCCCACTCCCCGGAAAAATTAGCGCGCGAAACCAATCTTTTCGATACCGAGCTTTCCTATCGCGGGCTCTTCGACGCCATGAAACAAAAAGGCCCTGGACGGCTGCTTAAAACGCTGGAATTCTTCCCGGAAGAAGGCAAATACCACGTGGACGGGCACCGCAAATGTCAAACGCGCCTGACGCCCTCTGAAACAATTAAACGGCGCAACCTTTGCCCGGTCTGCCAAACCCCGGTCACGGTCGGCGTTCTTCACCGCGTCGAAAAATTGGCGGATCGTCCGGAAGGAACAACCCCTCGGCAGGCCGCCGGATTTGAACATATCGTGCCTCTGAAAGAACTAATCGCCGAAACCTTCAGGGTCAAGCCCGGCAGCGTGAAGGTGGATCGTCAATACCACCGGCTGTTGAATAATTTCGGGCCGGAATTGAACATTCTAAGAGAGCTCCCCATGGAACGGCTCGAAACCGAATTTCCCCTTCTGGCCTTGGCCATTTCCCGGATGCGCCAGGGAAAAGTCAGCGTTCAAGCCGGCTATGACGGCGAGTACGGCGTGATCCGCGCGCTTAAAGAATCGGATTTCGTAAAAACCGAAGAGCCGTCTCTTTTCTAA
- a CDS encoding mechanosensitive ion channel family protein: MKMSFLQPWIAPLILAGLGILAGYLFDRVVLGRLGRLFQTTKSVIDDVLLETFGGHIGLWLVLAGLAAAAQTAPIAGAHRALAAKILVSAFFFSVTWASARLAGDLMRRFSAQRAISQAMAGLMNNLVKIAVIALGVLLILSNLGISITPLLTALGVGSLAVALALQDTLTNLFSGIHIVASNLVEVGDYVKLDSGQEGVVMDINWRTTRIKELPNNVILVPNAKLAQAIIINYARPEPETAVLVQMGVSYDADLQKVERVTIEAAKDVQQTVDGAVKNFDPFIRYHTFGDSSINFTVILRARQFTDRFLITHEFIKRIHERYRKEGIEIPFPQRVVHLYDAHAV; encoded by the coding sequence ATGAAAATGTCTTTTTTACAACCTTGGATCGCGCCCTTGATTTTGGCCGGCCTTGGCATTTTAGCCGGGTATCTTTTTGATCGCGTTGTTTTGGGCCGCTTGGGCCGATTGTTTCAAACCACGAAATCCGTCATCGACGACGTTCTGTTGGAGACATTCGGCGGCCATATCGGCTTGTGGCTGGTTTTAGCCGGTTTGGCGGCTGCGGCCCAGACCGCGCCTATCGCAGGCGCTCATCGAGCCCTGGCGGCGAAGATTTTGGTTTCAGCTTTCTTTTTCTCCGTCACTTGGGCTTCAGCCCGCCTGGCCGGGGATTTGATGCGCCGTTTCAGCGCGCAGCGCGCTATTTCCCAGGCTATGGCCGGACTCATGAACAACTTAGTCAAAATCGCGGTGATTGCCCTGGGTGTGCTGCTGATTCTTTCCAACCTGGGCATTTCCATCACCCCGTTGTTGACGGCCTTGGGCGTCGGGTCGTTGGCCGTGGCTTTAGCTCTTCAAGACACATTGACCAATTTATTTTCCGGCATTCATATCGTCGCGAGCAATTTGGTGGAAGTGGGCGATTATGTGAAGCTTGATTCCGGCCAGGAGGGCGTTGTCATGGATATTAATTGGCGCACCACGCGCATTAAAGAATTGCCTAATAACGTCATCCTCGTCCCCAACGCCAAGCTGGCCCAGGCCATCATCATTAATTACGCCCGACCGGAGCCTGAAACCGCGGTTTTGGTTCAGATGGGCGTTTCTTATGATGCCGATCTGCAAAAAGTGGAGCGTGTGACTATTGAAGCGGCCAAAGATGTGCAACAAACCGTTGACGGCGCGGTCAAAAACTTCGATCCCTTCATCCGCTACCATACCTTCGGCGATTCTTCGATCAATTTCACCGTGATCCTGCGCGCCCGGCAATTCACCGACCGGTTTTTAATTACGCATGAATTCATCAAACGTATCCACGAACGCTATCGAAAAGAAGGCATCGAGATTCCGTTTCCGCAGCGCGTGGTTCATCTTTATGATGCGCACGCCGTTTAA